The sequence TACCCAGTGCTTTTTTGAATCTCTGGCTGACCCCGGACCAGCAGGGCAGGATGTGGTTTCAGCTCGGCGACTATGAGCGGGCATCCCGTGCGTTCGAGGACCCTCGATGGAAGGGATACAGCCTTTATGCCGCCGAGGACTTCGAAACTGCCGCGCAGTATTTTTCACAGTATCAGGATGCGGATTCCTTGCTGGCACGCGCCAACGCTCTGGCTCACTCGGGTGGCTATTTTTCGGCGCTGGAAGCCTACGAGGAAATGGCGAAACGATACCCCGACCATCCCGCACCTGCCGTGAACATTCCCATCATGCAGGCGATGATCCAGGCAACCACAGATATGGCGGAGACACGTCAGAAGGATTCAGATGACTCTGGCAAGAAGCCGGGAGAAGGGTCGGAGTCCTCCGACGGAAGTGGTCAGGACGGTGCCGGAGAACAGGAACAATACAGTGCCGAGCAGTTACTGCAGGACCCGGGGCTCACGGAGATGTGGTTGCGACAGATTCAACGCGATCCCTCCGAGTTTCTTACCACTAAGTTCTATCTTCAAATTGCGGAATCTGAGAAAGCCGAGAAAAATAAAAAACAGGAACCCTGATGAAGCACGTCAATCTATTCTACCTGATGCTCTCGTTGGTGGTCGCACAAGTTACGGCGGCCGAAACGATTCAAGGGCTGCTGGATGCTGGTAAGCTCGAAGCTCGTGCTGTGGTTAAGACACCTGCACCTCATTTCCAAAAAGCCCCAGTCGAGATCGTCGTCGAAGTGGGGACTCCGGACCGGTTCAATGGGAGCATCCGTGTGCGTGATTTTACCGTGCCTGCCACCTTGGTTCGGCGCATGACAAAGACCGCTTTTAACGAGACTCGCCGCCGGGATGGAGTGAGTTGGGATTTTCAGAGCTGGCGCTTCGAATTGCATGCTGAACGTTCGGGCCCTCTGCGTGTTCCGCCCCTGACTACCTTCATTTCCATTAAAAGCGAAACTGATGGGGATGTTAAAGGAGAGCTGAAACTCACCGTGCCTCCGATTCAAATTGAGGTGCCTCCGGGCACCGAGGCTTTGGACTCTTGGGTAGCCGCCAACGAATTTAAGGTTGAGGAGTCTTGGGAAGGAGTTTTGGAGAAATACCAAGTGGGCGATGCAGTCACCCGAATCCGTAAGTTTACCATTAGTGGTTCACCCGCCATGGCAATCCCGGCATCTCCGCGAATAGAACTTGATGGGGTCCAAGTCTATCAAGCGCCACCATTGGTGGATGATAAAGAGGTGGGGGGAAAGCTCCAGGGAATACGCGAGGAACGTGTGGTCTTCACATTCAAGGGAGGCGGGGCATTTACAATTCCAGAGGAACAGATTCACTGGCTCAACCTTAAGACCAAGACCGTTGATAAGATCGACTTACCAGGGCGTGACTTTGAGGTGTCGGGACCCCCGGTATCAAGCTCTGCGACGCAGACGACTTCCGAGTCGAAAGGTGACAGCAAGGGGACGTTCTATACGATGCTGAGTGTTGCCGCTGCAGTGGTGATTTGGCTCGGCTATCTGCTGTTTCGCCGGATGCGTTGGTCTATCAGGTTTAGTCCT comes from Oceaniferula marina and encodes:
- a CDS encoding tetratricopeptide repeat protein, whose amino-acid sequence is MSKYLASHKRRLFVVLALAIIVWVIALPSAFLNLWLTPDQQGRMWFQLGDYERASRAFEDPRWKGYSLYAAEDFETAAQYFSQYQDADSLLARANALAHSGGYFSALEAYEEMAKRYPDHPAPAVNIPIMQAMIQATTDMAETRQKDSDDSGKKPGEGSESSDGSGQDGAGEQEQYSAEQLLQDPGLTEMWLRQIQRDPSEFLTTKFYLQIAESEKAEKNKKQEP
- a CDS encoding BatD family protein, with protein sequence MKHVNLFYLMLSLVVAQVTAAETIQGLLDAGKLEARAVVKTPAPHFQKAPVEIVVEVGTPDRFNGSIRVRDFTVPATLVRRMTKTAFNETRRRDGVSWDFQSWRFELHAERSGPLRVPPLTTFISIKSETDGDVKGELKLTVPPIQIEVPPGTEALDSWVAANEFKVEESWEGVLEKYQVGDAVTRIRKFTISGSPAMAIPASPRIELDGVQVYQAPPLVDDKEVGGKLQGIREERVVFTFKGGGAFTIPEEQIHWLNLKTKTVDKIDLPGRDFEVSGPPVSSSATQTTSESKGDSKGTFYTMLSVAAAVVIWLGYLLFRRMRWSIRFSPMRDRLESLRRQRRARAAFMHAAEQQDSQRCLELLYQQMSEHAEWQLSTAFANDPQKQATSDALMAHAFGGGQPPEVSEVQGLWVLSKGQKLKQESANTLQLNPGPYRPKISPIKTNS